Sequence from the Gemmatimonas sp. genome:
GGTGAATGACCATGGCCGACAGCATGGCAATGGCGAACCCCTCGGGCGACGGGTCAGGACGCCGGTGGAAGATCATGGCTGCAACGAGCGAACCCCCCGCTCCGAGAAACGACACGATCCGGGCAACATTGGGCTTCCCCAATGCGGAGTCGGGCGTGCGCCGCTGCCAGATCACCAACACCAGCGCCTCGAACACGATGAGAACGAGGATGCCGATCGGCAGGGCATCAGAGTCGAAAATGGGAACGAGGCGATCCATGTCGCAGTCGAGTAGGCTAACGCGGCAGCGGCGCGCGGTGTGCCCGGGAAACCCCTATGGCTGCGGCCGCCTTGCGTCAAATGTAGGGGAAAAGGAAACGGCCGGGCGGGTGGCCCGGCCGTTTCGCCCTTCGGGAGTGTGGGGAGCCTCGGTCAGCGCGTACCGAGCGCGCCATCGCGAGCCGGCTGCAGCGGGGTGGTCCCCAGACTCGTCAGCGGCGCCGGATCATTGCGCAGCGCCGCCCAGAGCGGGATGACCATGGCGATGGTGCCGAGTACGCCGGCCGGCACCATGTCCCAGCGGAAACAGATCGCGATGGGCAGCAGGCCGTTGATGGCGTACAAGGCGATCGGCAGGCGGTGCGGTGCCACCTTGGCCACCCACTCCGACGGCGGCACGAAGGCAAGCATGACCCGCGCCACCAGGATACCGGTGAGCAGCCACCCGAGCCAATTGGTGATGGGCATGCCGAAGAAGATGGGATTGCCGATCCACTGCTCGAACTGCGAGCGGTTGGACAGGTCCCCGATCTCCCAGAACCAGTGGTTCGTCTTCGCCATGGCCGGGTCCATGGACACGTCCCACAGCGTGAGCACCACGCCGCCCACCAGTGACCACCACCACTTGGAGACGTTGTCGTCCGTCCCCTTGAGGAAGCGGCCGCAAATCGCGAGCGACGCGACGAGCATGTAGAACCACGACGTCGGGATGTTGAACGGCACCTTGCCGCCGATCTTGTATCCCAATTGGCTGCTGTACTCGTACGCGCCGAACGGATAATCCCACCGCGTGCCCACGTACTCCGACGTGAGCGCCAGGATGAAGGCCACGAGGAAGGTGATCACCGCTTTGCGCGTCCCCACGGCCCACGCGAGGAAGGCGAGGCCGGAGATGGCTCCCAGCGTGACCGTGGTGGCGCCGCCGTAGGTGAAGCCCATGGCCATCACCTTCTGGTTCTGCGGCGTCTGCAACCACTCCGGATATGGGGGCAGCAGGAACGTGGCAAAGGCGAACGCGGAAAACGCACTGAAAAACAGATGCCCCAGCAGGGTGATCGACGCGATCTTGAAGAGCGTCGACTTCGTACTGTCCTGTTGGTCTGTGTACAGGGTCATGCGAACTGCACCTCAGGCAAGACGGACAAGTGCATCGGCGTTGGACGATGCCGTGTTGGGTTCCCACACGATGCGCGGGCCATGGCCCAGCGCGGACAGATCGGGCGTGGGGGCGCGGTACCGCCACGCGTTCCAGAGTATGCCCACGCGCGCGAGTCGACCAATGCGGGCTCGCGACGAGATGGTGTCGTATCCCTGGGCTTCGATGGCGGACAGGATGCCGGCGTAGCCCGTCGCGCAAGCAGCCGCGCACCGCTGGGCGTCGGCA
This genomic interval carries:
- a CDS encoding carotenoid biosynthesis protein; this translates as MTLYTDQQDSTKSTLFKIASITLLGHLFFSAFSAFAFATFLLPPYPEWLQTPQNQKVMAMGFTYGGATTVTLGAISGLAFLAWAVGTRKAVITFLVAFILALTSEYVGTRWDYPFGAYEYSSQLGYKIGGKVPFNIPTSWFYMLVASLAICGRFLKGTDDNVSKWWWSLVGGVVLTLWDVSMDPAMAKTNHWFWEIGDLSNRSQFEQWIGNPIFFGMPITNWLGWLLTGILVARVMLAFVPPSEWVAKVAPHRLPIALYAINGLLPIAICFRWDMVPAGVLGTIAMVIPLWAALRNDPAPLTSLGTTPLQPARDGALGTR